Proteins encoded together in one Bos javanicus breed banteng chromosome 6, ARS-OSU_banteng_1.0, whole genome shotgun sequence window:
- the CXCL10 gene encoding C-X-C motif chemokine 10, giving the protein MNKSGFLIFCLILLTLSQGVPLSRNTRCSCIEISNGSVNPRSLEKLEVIPASQSCPRVEIIATMKKNGEKRCLNPESKTIKNLLKAINKQRTKRSPRTRKEA; this is encoded by the exons ATGAACAAAAGcggttttcttattttctgcctTATCCTTCTGACTCTGAGTCAAG GCGTACCTCTCTCTAGGAATACACGCTGTTCCTGCATCGAGATCAGTAATGGATCTGTTAATCCAAGGTCCTTAGAAAAACTTGAAGTCATTCCTGCAAGTCAATCCTGCCCACGTGTCGAGATTAT TgccacaatgaaaaagaatgggGAGAAAAGATGTCTGAATCCAGAATCTAAGACCATCAAGAATTTACTGAAAGCAATTAACAAGCAAAG GACTAAAAGATCTCCTCGAACACGGAAAGAGGCATAA